A region of the Mytilus edulis chromosome 11, xbMytEdul2.2, whole genome shotgun sequence genome:
CCGGCCAGGAGAGAAACTGCAATCATTTCTGTTGTCAAAGATGGAGAAATATTCCGAAAATTCATAGTAAGAACAGACATAGTAACGTTGCTAAAGTTAGAAAGCGGAGGTAAGTTGGTGATGCTTGAAACAAATTGGttaaattattatatacaaaataaccaAACGAATACACACcttaagaatatatttttaaatgagcAACCGTGGCCCCACTAAAAACCAATAATGTAATTACTAGGTTCTGTAAAGATGATGCCACAAACGTGGCCACAAATGGATTTTATAATAAGATTTTTGTCCTTGATGAAATCATCAATTTTCTCTGGAGCCATCAGGTGCAAAATAGAACTTGTGCAATATAGGAATATTTTTACCTNNNNNNNNNNNNNNNNNNNNNNNNNNNNNNNNNNNNNNNNNNNNNNNNNNNNNNNNNNNNNNNNNNNNNNNNNNNNNNNNNNNNNNNNNNNNNNNNNNNNTTGTAAGTGTGGGAAAATTTGACTGAGAAAATAAGAATAAATCGgaataatttgtaaataattcattttaCATGTATCTGAAGTAAAATTTATTGAATTACATGTAAAACCAAAGAACgaaaatatatttaacaatagaatCTTGATTGTGTTGGGTGCATGTTGCATTAAAACATGATCAAACATGATCATACTGAGCAGTGGTGGAtccatgggggggggggggggggggggggggggtagcaccccctttattttggccaatcaatgcatttgtatcgggacatatgttttgctcTCCCCTTTGTCCTGGGTAAGCACCCTATTTTATGcacattgataataaaaaacaaccaaaaagtaaaaaaaatataaaataccaaaataagtaaaaagaaatcattaGAATAATAATGTAAATAGAAAATTATCGCCTCCAGAGGTTATATATTAAAGGACTagcacacccccccccccccccccccccccctttgaaaattgctggatccgccctagaccaaataattatgacgtcttgcaaggcttttttataacttttttatgacataaaaatataaaaaagccttgcaagacgtcataattatttggactagatccGCCCCTGCTGAGGATCACACATACATGTGCTGAGTTAAAGCATAAATTTGTGGACTTGCACCCACATACCTTTAATTGGGAAAGCATATACTGTAATTTAATTGCATGACATCTTgtttttgtacacaaattatCACAAAGACTTTtcaattttcttcttcttttacaGCCCCTTAGAACTGCAATTAAATTGTGGATCCGCCCTTCtctaaacaatttaaattttaaaaagaacctTTTCTTTGAATTCCAGAGTTCTTCCAAAGTTGCCGGCCAGGAGAGAAACTGCAATCATTTCTGTTGTCAAAGATGGAGAAATATTCCGAAAATTCATAGTAAGAACAGACATAGTAACGTTGCTAAAGTTAGAAAGCGGAGGTAAGTTGGTGATGCTTGAAACAAATTGGttaaattattatatacaaaataaccaAACGAATACACACcttaagaatatatttttaaatgagcAACCGTGGCCCCACTAAAAACCAATAATGTAATTACTAGGTTCTGTAAAGATGATGCCACAAACGTGGCCACAAATGGATTTATAATAAGATTTTTGTCCTTGATGAAATCATCAATTTTTCTCTGGAGCCATCAGGTGCAAAATAGAACTTGTGCAATATAGGAATATTTTTACCTTGCTTTTTATGGGGAatcaatattgctatacaataaatatataccaCTTGCTTACATACATGTCCGAAATACGACTGCAGTGTGCttgcattttatttgtttatcggTTTTTGTACTTTTAGATGGTCAGCGTTGTCATCAAAATATTTAGCGTCATTAACTTCAATGATTTAAAATGTGTTTGAACTTTGCAGATGAAGAGGCTATGTCCCGATTTTTGGAAGAAAGGGATTATGTCGATGGTCAGGTAACTGTTAGTATCCTGAGAGTGGAATCTAGCCAAGCTACGGATATGCCTAGTATGAGCACTCAAGCCAGCACAAGTGCCACTAGCCAAGCCAGCACAAGTGCCACTAGCCAAGCCAGCACAAGTGCCACTAGCCTAGCCAGCACAAGTGCCAAACAGATACCATCGACAAGCTCAACATGGTCTAAAGATTCTGAAAAATTTTTGCTTGATTTGTATGATAAATACGAGAAGAGTAAATccttcataaaaaataaatgggtgaGAATATCCCAAGAGATTGCGGAAAAACTCTCAATACAAGTTACTCCAGAGCAGTGTAGGATCAAAATAAGAAGTATGAAGGATAGATTTGAAAGAAtgaaaaagaaactaaaaacaaGTGGCGAGAGTAACATTGAAATCCCAACAGAATTTACAGTGTTTGAAAGCCAACATGATGTACCACCAAAATATCTGTTGGATTCCAGTAAGCCTAAAaaaggtacttttttttattatgatatcaTTTATATACAGAATCAACCTGAGTTTCACACAGAGTTGGGTTGtatttcatatatacatgtattgattaTTTAGAggtaaattaatataatatattcattttataatcttttgtcgtaaattaatttgtatatgtATTGATATTTAGAATTGCACCAACATAGGTattatgactttttaaaaaaagatgCAGCAATTAAATCGAAATAGAATTCTTGAAAAATGATTCAAAACGTTGAACTGCTTATTGCTTGGAAATAAGTATCTTATTCTTGTTTTGCAGCTGAAAGTTCCAGTGAAGAGGAAGAAACTAGTAACCCAACGCCTTCCAAGAGAAAAATGAAAGTGTCTACTTCATGTCCTGAACCTCAAGGTaataaaactgtaaaacaaatgacTTTTTACCATTTTACCTTACAACAAAAAACCTACTATTATGGTTACATTAAAACACGTCATGTAATgacttttgaaaatgtatttagtattttgaattagaacatgaattcttgaaaaatatttattttttaccagTTTACTTTACAACAAATAAACTAAACTATTATGGGTACATTTAAACACATGCAATGACTTCCAAACGTTGGACTAAAACGTGCTAGCTAAAAATTATATTTGCAAAATTGTAATCCAATATTAGTGGCATAACACACAACACTTCTTACAGAATAGATGTCAAATTCCTATGTGAAAATGCTGtagaaatgaaattattatacACACCTTCTTTCAAAATGTCTGGCTACAACTTAGAATAAGGTTTTATGTAGGCAAACATCTGTAAttggattaaaaattaaaaaaaaaatatagaaatttgtttatatttcagttGACCTCATGACGCCTTTCACTAAGAATTCCTGGAGGGGGTATCTTTTACATCAGTCGTGTAACATTGCTGGTCATTCATGCCGAAATAGCATTGTAAAAAGCATAAACCAAAGGGAGATGGGAGGTTTTTTTATGAAATCCTTTTGGATTTATTAGAGTTGCTTACCTGACTAGGTTTCCAACCACTACGCCAAGATACCAAACATGTGACAAGATGACGAAACAAATCGAGTTTAAATTTCATTCAGGATGTCAAAATGGATGCTAAAGGGTAGGGACTACATGCATGTACATTAAattatatacagcaaaaaaaaaatcagaattacatgtattatacaaCACAAATTTAGACGTTTTgattcaaacaacaaaaataataataccagaaaaatatgaaattatgaaaattatgataaatatattaaCAGCATCCTTACTTTCTATGATAACAACCACTTTTGTGACTAGTCAATTTACACGACTGAAATAAGTACATTACCATATGATTGGAATCgatgtaattttgaaaatatatttataaaatctatgattattttattcttaatagctaaagaaaagaagaaaaagaagacaactgaTCGTTTCGAGTTATTGGCTGAGGCATCAGAAAGGCGACACACGGAAAAAATGGAATGCTTCAAAAGTCTTATAGATGTCATAAAAGACATTGCAAAAAAGTAGATCCAGATGTAACTCTGTATCAGATCTCATTTCTTGTTGacactttttttatgtttaattgttTCCACACAGatatgtgttttatttgttttattgttacagAGTATACCTGAAGAATATACTTATTATTAAATATACACAAACTGatgattttatttgatttttatgaaattcttGAATCCAGCATTTCAGCATCAAGACAAACATAtgttgcatcttttttttttttggtttcctatttgaatttttgaacaCTGGTAATTttgggcctttatagcttgctgtttagtgtgAGCAAACTTGAAAGCTTTGTGCTTAAGACCCTACTGTAACCTAAATTTGCTTATTCATCCgaactcataccatatcttcttcagtatttttattgaataagaatggaaacggggaatatgtcaaagagacaacatcccggctaaaacatacaaaacaactCAAGGCCACTAAAACCAATAAAATCTACATAATGTACTTTAATCATGGGTGTATTTGTTTGAATAACATTTCAAAGTTGAAATAAtgtttattgtcatttattaGCTGTTGACTCTGTTTAATTCGATAGTTAGATTGTTTCTCTTCAAGATACCTTCTCCATTGTCTGCATTCACTGGAAAGTTCTCCCCTAAATTTGCGTCCAATTCGTCAATTTCTGCATCAATAAATTCAGCAATGTCTTCATCACTTTGTAGGCAGATATTATGGAGAACACAGCAGGctgaaattatttttcaaatacacTTGATATCTCTAATGCTAACGTATTTCAAACGACGAAAACGTCCTTTTAACAAAGCAAAGGCTCTTTCAATTACCTGTCTTTTGGATGACAGAAATTTGTTGAAATTATATTGCTCTcttgttaaatttccattgtcGCGAAATGGTGTTATAAGCCACCTCATTAGTGCGTAAGCCGCATCGCCTAGAATGTGATATTGTCCTTGCCTGCAGAGTTCATCTCCAATTTCAGATAAATGAGAATGCTTAAACGCCTTAGCGTCATGGCATCTTCCTGGCATACCTACACAAATGTTAACGAAACTAAGATCGTCTTTGCATACGGCCTGTAAAATTACAGAGtgaaatttttttctattatagtaTGAATTGGGACATTCCAATGGCTGCTCAATCGGAATGTGGCTTCCATCGATTGCCCCTATAATGTTTTGAAATTCGTATGTCCCCATTTCATTAAACTTTATTGCGACAGAATCCAATTCTTCAGGCCACTGAACAAATCTGGGGAGAAGATCATTTATTGCGTTAACAACCTTTTCTCTGTACTTGGTAAATGTTGAAACAGTTATATTAAACCGATCGCTTATTCCTAAAATAGTTTCTTGTGATGCTAAATATCGCAAAACGATCATTACTTTTTTCTCCAATGGTATTTCTTGTCGTCCCCCTCGATATGTTCTTTTTGCCAATTGTTCATTAGCTCCTAACAGTTGACATACAAGTTCAAAAGACTGAGGTGAAATCCTAAAAAATTTCTTGAACATATCTGGGAAATATCTTGGAACTGTCCACTCGAAAAAGTCCTGTGTTTTATGACGATCCTTTCGATCActgaaattaagaaaataaagatGTATATTTTCTGATACATacaatttaatattcaaaatatccaatAGGAAAACGATTAAGTTGAACAGTGAAGAATTGATATGCTTGATAAAtgtatttgatattatttttagtACAATTGTTTATTCTGAGAATGCTGGCTTTATAAACTGCCACACTTTTTTATGAAGGGTAATCTGGTAAACTTGTCCAGGAgcgaattcataaaaaaataaaaatgccgaATCTCGAATTCACGAAAAAAGTAAGGAAAAGAAATCGGCCAAATCCCGAATTCCCGAATGATGttatttttatagcaataaaaatGAAGGGGGATGGTATACATGCCGGTCACGCCCCTTTACACACATGCTTACACATACAAACAAATAGTaggaaaaatcaacaaattagCTCAAGGTAgtatatttcttaaaaataaaataccttTCCAAAAGGAAATTTGACTCATCATCTGAAGATTCCATCAATTCCATGGCAACACAAGTTGCCACACAAATAGCACTGCAATCGGCCATATTGTATATAGTCGGTTCGTTCGTTTCTACGGTTGGTCCGGTGTAGATCGACCACGTGGTCGGTGTATACCGAATTAGTCAGAAACGAATCGACCCACTGTAACTACGGTTAATGTTCGAACTAAGCCATAATATTTATTCATATGCCACCTGCAACCCGCAACCTGCATAATAGCAATTCCCTGTAAGAAATTACTCCAGACATAGGAAAAGGAGTGTTTACCAACAGAAATTTTAGACAAGGAGAGCTTTGCTGTTAAAGAAATTGCTCCAGACATAGGAAAAGGAGTTTTTACCAGCAGAAACTTTAGACAAGGAGGGCTTTGCTGTGTAGCGGAGacacatattttttataattatctcGACGTATTTGCCGGGAatttcaaaacatatatttttcaaatagaCCCGAGGTTACTTACTCTGTGTCCTGTCAATTTCCCGTTTcacttttatgaaaattaatttaCCCGGACATTGCTTGTCCCTTTGTAATACTTTTTAATTAACTTATTCGCCATAATTTACTGTATTTTCATGATGTTATTTAGAAATTCTTCTCGTTTGTAAATGGCTGCTATTTAAAGAGGTTCCGAATGTCGTATCTCGGAATTTTACATAGGCTAAGCTTGATTCGACTTTTAGGAGTACgccattttacattttaataacaaCTTAGTAAAGGTAAATTTAATTGGTTTGATTTCTAAACTTAAATCCTATTGGATATTATTCTGTTACTAAATTTAGGTGCTCTGGCACTATATATACAAACGTTTTACCCATTCAAATTGCTTAATCATTTAGAGAGCCACAGTCTGTTAAAGAGACTAACAAGGTAGGTGCATTTaaatgtaagggagataatttgtccCATTTGACTTAATTTTTACCTTTTTGGCTTCGCCACACCTCGGAAATAAAACCTGTTAATTTAATATGTAGGACTTAATATAAAGATAGGAATAGGATTTTACTTTACATTTAAATAAGGGTTAAGATTATAATTTTGCAAATACAACTTGGGGGAATTTAGTTAAGGGAATTATTTGTTGTGAATATTGTATGTTGTGTGGTGTAGATATACTTGcgcaaatatatatgttttagtgtacattaaaatatgaaaactttatcGTCTCACTGATTTAAGAAACAGAGACTCGGGTCCTAGAACCCGGAAGTAGTTGTTGTTATGTGAGGCATTTTGGTATCTCTTGGTTTGATTTCGAATCTGTACTACTATATTGGATTATTTCAATTTAAAGTAATGCCTTTTGGCCTGTGCAATGCACCTAGCTGTTTTGAGAGACTTATGGAAATTGTATTACAAGGTTATCAGTGGGAAAGGTGTTTATGTTATTTAGACGATGTTATCATTTTTGGACCTACTTTTGAAAAAGCACTTGAAAATGTGgaatttgtttttgaaagatttaggcaagcaaatttaaaattaaaacccCAAAAAGTGTTCTTTATTTCAACATCAAGTTTTATTTTTGGGACATTTAATTACGGACGAAGGCATTGCTTGTGATCCCTCAAAAATTGAAGCTGTACGTGATTGGCCTACccctaaaaatatcaatgaggTTCGTAGCTTCTTAGGACTAGCAGGATATTACAGACGTTTTATTCCTGAATTTTCGGAAATTGCCTCTACTCTCACTCATTCAACTAAAAAGGGGATACGGTTTGAATGGACCACACAGTGTCAAGAGTCTTTTGAATGTCTAAAAGGCAAATTAATATCTGCTCCTATTTTAAATTATCCCTCAGAAActggtcagtttattttagatactGACGCCAGTGGACATGCCATTGGTGCAGTTCTTTCACAAATCCAAAATGGCGAAGAAAAAGTTCTTGCCTATGCCAGTAAAATGTTAAGTGACACCCAGAAAAACTATTGTACTACTTACAGGGAACTTTTGGCAGTATTAACCTTTATGAAACATTTTAGACACAATCTGATaggtcaaaattttaaaataaggagTGATCATGTTTCCTTAAGATGgcttaagaattttaaaaatccagAGGGGATGGTGGCCCGTTGGATATCTGTTTTAGAATCCTATAATTTTATTATAGAACACAGAAAAGGCAGTCAACACACAAATGCTGATGCCTTATCTAGGAAACCGTATCGACTTTGTAAAAGGGATGATTGTCCCGGGTGTGATAAAGATAAAGGTGTAAAAGTTAACCCTTTAATGGCTGAAAATGATCAGGATTTAGACAATACAATTCCTTACGAGGACATTCTAGAACAAAATGAAACAATACCCCATACTGAGGACTCTGATGATATAAATGAAAGTCTAGATTTTTCAAATTGGTTAAGAATATGGTCTAATGAAGAAATTAAATCATGGCAAGAAAATGATTcagatttaattaaaataattcaattaaaaacTCAGTCTGATGAAAAACCTAGTCTTGAACAAGTGTCTGGTTCTTCATATGAAGTTAGGAAACTATGGAGTGGCTGGGAATTGCTAGAAATAGTAAATGGAATTTTGTataaacaatatgaaaaatctagtATAAATAGTCTGGTTTTAGTAGTCCCCAAAGAATTAAAGAGTTAAAATCATGAGGGAACTTCATAACAATAGAAAAGCTGGTCATTTAGGTAGAGACAGAACGTTAGAGTCCATTAGGCGAAGGTTCTATTGGCCTGGTATGTCTTCAGATGTAGGCTCATGGGTTAAGGAGTGTTCTATTTGTGCACGAGCAAAGCGAGGTCCTGGGTTAGGTCGTTATCCGCTTCAGCAATCTCAAGTTGGATTTCCTCTTGATAGAATAGGCATTGATATTGTTGGTCCTTGTCCTATAACAGAAaatggaaataaatatataatagttGTTTCTGATTATTTTACTAAATGGTGTGAAGCATATGCCGTACCTAATCATCACGCACTTACAGTTGCAGATAAACTAGTCCCTGAATTTTTCACTAGGTTTGGGATGCCAAAACAAATACATTCTGATTAGGGGAGAGAATTTGAATCTCTATTATTTCAAGCTGTTTGTCAACTTTTAGGTATTGAGAAAACCAGAACAACCCCCTATAGACCCCAAAGTGATGGTTTAGTTGAGAGATTTAATAAAACTCTACAAATCATGTTATCCTCCTTTGTTAATAAAAACAGGAATGATTGGGATGACCATTTACCCTATCTTCTCATGGCGTATAGAGCAAGTGAGCATGATAGCACAGGGGTTATCCCTTATAAAATGATGTTTGGACGGGAAATGGCCTACCCTTTAGATATCTTGGCAGGAAATCCAAAGTCTCAAGAAAAATTACGTCCTATTGAGTACGTT
Encoded here:
- the LOC139494457 gene encoding uncharacterized protein; this encodes MADCSAICVATCVAMELMESSDDESNFLLESDRKDRHKTQDFFEWTVPRYFPDMFKKFFRISPQSFELVCQLLGANEQLAKRTYRGGRQEIPLEKKVMIVLRYLASQETILGISDRFNITVSTFTKYREKVVNAINDLLPRFVQWPEELDSVAIKFNEMGTYEFQNIIGAIDGSHIPIEQPLECPNSYYNRKKFHSVILQAVCKDDLSFVNICVGMPGRCHDAKAFKHSHLSEIGDELCRQGQYHILGDAAYALMRWLITPFRDNGNLTREQYNFNKFLSSKRQVIERAFALLKGRFRRLKYVSIRDIKCI